A genomic window from Maylandia zebra isolate NMK-2024a linkage group LG20, Mzebra_GT3a, whole genome shotgun sequence includes:
- the nadka gene encoding NAD kinase isoform X3 has protein sequence MCTVMKFNQCVLQDAPASHSENRVWKWHIQDPASQRLTWNKPPKSVLVIKKIRDASLLQPFKELCRFLTEVKSMIVYVEKKVLEDPAISGDENFAAVTKKFCTFREDLDDISNRVDFIICLGGDGTLLYASSLFQESVPPVMSFHLGSLGFLTPFKFENYQSQVNQIIEGNAAIVLRSRLKVRVLKENWEKKSRVDEKGIILTNGDIESSRKAMQYQVLNEVVVDRGPSSYLSNVDLFLDGHLITTVQGDGVIVSTPTGSTAYAVAAGASMIHPNVPAIMITPICPHSLSFRPIVVPAGVELKIMLSCDARNTAWVSFDGRKRQEICHGDSITITTSCFPVPSICFRDPVNDWFESLAQCLHWNVRKKQNYLSSEDEEF, from the exons GCACATTCAGGATCCCGCCAGCCAGAGGCTGACGTGGAACAAACCACCAAAAAGTGTCCTTGTCATCAAGAAGATCCGAGATGCCAGTCTGCTACAGCCTTTCAAAGAGCTCTGCAGGTTCCTCACCGAG GTGAAAAGCATGATTGTTTACGTGGAAAAGAAAgtcctggaggacccagccaTTTCAGGCGATGAAAACTTTGCGGCCGTTACAAAGAAATTCTGCACTTTCAGAGAAG ATCTCGACGACATCTCCAACCGTGTAGACTTTATAATCTGTCTCGGTGGAGATGGAACTTTGCTGTACGCATCTTCGCTCTTTCAG GAGAGCGTTCCACCAGTCATGTCCTTCCACCTGGGTTCCCTGGGCTTTCTGACCCCATTCAAATTTGAAAACTACCAGTCTCAGGTCAACCAAATTATTGAAG GTAACGCTGCCATTGTCTTAAGAAGTCGCTTGAAAGTGCGGGTGCTCAAAGAGAACTGGGAAAAGAAGTCCAGGGTGGACGAAAAGGGGATCATTTTGACCAACGGGGACATTGAAAGTAGCCGCAAAGCCATGCAGTATCAG GTACTGAATGAGGTGGTGGTGGACCGAGGACCCTCCTCCTATCTCTCTAACGTAGACCTGTTCTTGGATGGACACCTCATTACTACGGTGCAGGGAGATG GTGTGATAGTCTCCACACCCACAGGCAGCACAGCGTACGCAGTGGCAGCAGGAGCTTCCATGATCCATCCCAACGTCCCAGCCATCATGATCACCCCCATCTGCCCGCACTCTCTCTCCTTCAGACCAATCGTGGTGCCGGCCGGGGTGGAGCTCAAG ATAATGCTCTCATGTGACGCCAGAAACACAGCATGGGTGTCGTTTGATGGACGAAAGAGACAAGAGATCTGCCACGGGGACAG TATTACCATCACCACTTCCTGCTTCCCCGTTCCATCGATCTGCTTCCGGGACCCGGTTAATGACTGGTTCGAGAGCCTGGCCCAGTGCTTACACTGGAACGTGAGGAAGAAGCAGAACTACCTCAGCTCAGAGGATGAGGAATTCTGA